A segment of the Manis javanica isolate MJ-LG chromosome 10, MJ_LKY, whole genome shotgun sequence genome:
TGGTCAGGGAAGGCAAAGCAAGATTAAGGAGGGAAACAGCAAAGAAGATTCAACTGGAAGGCCTGGCATGCCCTCCTCTAGCTCAGAGACCCTCGACTCCCTCATTCCATCCCCACTTTCCTTCTTGGTGGCAAaaagctccctccctccctcagaagCTCCAgagtgtgagagagtgtgaggaGGAGAGAAGGACCCCAGGAAGAATGAAATTCCCATAGGGAATCACAAGCCAGTGGGGAGTCCCTTTCATTTCCAGCCAGTGAAAGGTGGTCAAGGCATCAGCACCCCCACAGTAAATCCAATACTAAGTAATCCAGGGGATCGTTTCTTTCATGGGCTGCATTGTTGACCTTGTGGGAAATGTGAAGGATGGTAGTGAACTGGGTGACAAAACCTCAAGCCCTCCAGATTGTGGCAGAATAGGATACTAGAGAGGGACTCCCTGGGGGACTGACAGACAGCTCCTGCCCCAGTACATCCATGCCATCTTCCCTGCCTGGGTGTCCTCACCTGGAGTCCTGCTGCCATCTGccttcccccctccccacaccctcctGGTTGCCATCTGCCACACATCTGAGACTCCCCTCCTTCTGTTTGCCTTAGCACAGCTGGGACAGAGCAGCCTTCCCCATAGGAGTTTCACCAAGAGCCAAAGGAAAGTAAAAAGGAATTTACTACTGAAAGCACAGAACGATTCCATCTAGTGAGCTTTCCAGAATTTGGTTTTCTGATGCTAAAACCCCACCCCCATCAAATCAAAGATGACTTTcctgccccagcctctccctgccctcccattcTAAAAGATCCTCTTATAGCTTCTGATCAGCTTTTGGGATTCCTTCTAAGATTTTTGCCTCCAAGTTCCACTTAGTTTCTCCAGAACTCAGGAGCTGGTTTACTAGACACTAGTGGGCACTcactgtgggccaggcactgtgctaagagcGCAACACACACTATGTCTTAATAGTCTTCACCACCAGCCTGAGACCAGTGCAATTATCCACAATTCAGTCATGAGGAAACAGCAATTGTAAAGTTAAGACTTGTTTAAGGCCCCATGGGTAGTAAAGAGAGGGGTGAGGGTTTGAACCCAGCATTCTGACCACAGCTGCACTGAGGTGGTGTCTCACACCCTGCACACGTGAGCACTCCCCCTCCCCCGCTGCCCACTTTCAAGCTGCACAGGTGGATCTGGGAGAGCAGAGTTTTAGAAGTCTACCTATTTACATTTCTAAGTAACACAATTTAAGTATAACATGCACAATAAACATGCAGAGTTTTAGAAGTCTACCTATTTACATTTCTAAGTAACACAATTTAAGTATAACATGCACAATAAACGGTAGTCCACAGTGAGCAGGAGGAGGATTAGTTTTGTACAACTTCCATCAACAACTGAAtcccttactttctacttttGGAGACTTGGAAGTTCAATGCCCTCAATCTTACATTGTGAATCAGCAGAGGGTCTGCAGAAGAAAGGCTGTACACCTCAGATGGGGTGCAAGAGGATAaagtggggaggagaagggacCCATGTCTACACTTGGCAATAAGAACAAGATGGAGGCACCTAGCCAGGCCCATCTAACCTCGGCATACTACGCAGCTGGCATGTGTGTGCAGCAGCCTCTTTCTGGGCATGGCCAAAAGTATGGTTCTTCCCTGGGAGAAGCACAAGAGGCAGAGCCAAGTGGGCTTGGGAACATGGGGGGCAAATGGAATCTGTAGCATGCTGCAGCAGAGGAGGATTCCCGCGGTGGGCTAACTCCATGTGCATCTCAGCTTTCAGGGTATAAAAGGGGAGAGGAGAAGGCACAGAGACAGACAAGGAAGGGTGGAACATCAGTCCTGCAAGCGCTTTAATCCCTGCCAGGCTGGCGGTCTTCCTTCATCTGTGTACCCTAGCCCCTCGACACCGCCGGGGAGGTGTGGAGCAGAGAGGCTCAGGCTGTGCTCCACCTGAGGACACACCAGGCCCCATCCCCGCTTGAGCCCCACACCGCCTGAGATGTCCACCCTACCTGCCCCCTAGAAGACTACAGAATGACGGTCCAGTCCTTTATTTAGAAACCTGATTGTTCAAGAACATGGTGGGTGGTTCCGCACGCCACCCTTTTCACTGGGATATGTTAGGGGTGGCTTTCTGCCATTTCCTCAGCAACAGAGGTGAAGGAGCCTCAATTCAGAAGCACAGATTACAGGGGACAGTGTAGAAAGGGAAAGGAGCAGGAATCCCAAGCCAGTCCAAGAGGAGGGGGTAAGGTGAGTGGGGACAGGGAACAGTGTGGGGGCTGCAGAACTTCCCCCTTTTGTTCTCCCTGCCCCACTCCCCTCCCAAGATCTCACCTAGTCTCTaggtggggaggggaaaggagccAATAAGCTAAAGGGCATGATGGGGGGTGGGACAGAAAGGAAGGGGATGTGGGGAGAAGCCTGCAGAGCAAAGCTCCCTTCCAAAGGTGGGGAGGGCAGCTCTCAGCAGCTGCAGcaacactgcccatggccctCCAGATCCTGGGGTGCCAGGTCCACAGCTCAGCTCTGCTCTTCTGCCTTTAGGCCCCAGGCTGGGGGGTGGgcgtggggaggaggcagggccagtcTGGGAAGGCTCTGGACTCCTTGGCCAGCCAATGGCAGGGAGGCTCAGAAGTCAAACTCATCCAGGTCCCTGGCGCCCTCCCTGCCCGCAGAGCCCCACACACGGCGGTAATTGCCCTCCAGCTCTCGCTGCCGCTGCCTCTCCTTCCGCGCCTCCTCAGCTCCCTGCACCTGGTGGGAGGCCGTAGGCTGAGCCAAGGGAGGCCCTGCATGCCTGAGATCTAGGCACTGGGCACCCACACTTCTTATGGGGCTCTTGCTGACTGCCAGCCCCCAGCTGCCAAGACCACCTGCCTTGTGTCACAGCAGGAACTGGAGCTCAGCAGGCGGTGAGGATGGGCCAGCCAGGGCGTCTCAGCCACGCTCCCAGCACTGCAGCATGCcagagcagggggctgggggccagaACCTGAGGGCAGGAGGCAACACTGCTCACCAAGATATTGAAGAAAATCTCCTTGAGGTTTCTGGTGTCCTCATCAGTCAGCCAGCGagcatcctcctcagtcccttcaGTCCCTGGTCTGACGATTTTGATCTCAATCTTCCCTGGAAAGGAGCAGGGTGGCCAAGAGGAAAGGAAGGGTGGGAGCTTTGGTGCAAGTCTGCCACCCCCAAGCCCCGCTGAGGCTGCCAGTCCACCCTGACCCAGCCCCTTCATTTTGGGCAGCAAGTCCCCCCAGGGCCCACCTTCTGCCGTGAGCCCCTCCCTCTCCAGCAGTTCTTTCACCAGCCCCTCGATTTGTCTCAGCTGTGGGTTTTCCCGTTTCATCTCAAGGACAGTCAGATCCTGATTGGGGCCTCCATGACGGAGCTTGGTGACCCGGACCCGGACTCTGTGCTCAGGATCCTCCTCTTAGAGGGGGAGACATACAAGGAGACACAAAGTAGAGCTATGACTCCAGGGTTAGAGGCTGTGGTGGTCACCTCTCCCTAAGCCATCCATCGGTCTTGGCAGTTTTCCACCTCAAACACGTATACAAGCCAGGGCTCAAGATAAATCAGCCCCCAACCCTCTACACCCTATAAATCTCCCCCCACCAACTGCAgcctccccttttcccttctgACCCAATAATTCTGTCCACCACCTACaggaaaatgtgttttctgaGGCAAAAAATCAGGCCACCTGGACCAACAAAGAAGCTTTATGAAGCAGGTTGGAAAATTAGTTTGGCACTCCACATGTTGGTACTCAGATATTTCAACGTTTACAGAGGGATGGAAGGTTTAAAACTAGAACATCCCATTTGGAATGCCTGATCTCCACACTCATAGGACCCAGGACCCAGTGGAACGGACACAAGAGGATGCAAGAAGAGGCAGTAACTTCAAGCCTGTCCAGGCAATTGGCTTCTGAGTAGCTGGGCTTCCTATTCACACCCTGCCTCTCCAGGTGCAAAACCCTTCATAAGTGGGCAGTCATCAGCATGCAGGTTCACAGCAATTCAGTTAGTATCTAATGACCACCAACTACATGCCCAGCAAAGTGGCGGACACTGGGGATATAGGAGCAAGTCAGAAACACAAGATGGACATACTCTAAAAGCTGCTTCCCAAAAGGATGAATAGGAGGTGACTAGGCAAAGGGATGACGGCAAGTGAGAAGCATTCCAGAGAGGGAGGACAGGGAGCACCCCTGGAAGGGAAGATCATGGTGCCCTCGGGGTACACCAGCTGAGGGCTAAGACAAGGAACTTGGCCGCTCCCTTGTGTCTGACAGCTCTCACCTGCTGGTtgcgggggagggggaggcttTTGGGGGACAACCCTCCTTTTCCTGTGCTTCTTCAGCAGCTCTGGGCTCTGTTTTTCCTCCAGTTTCTTGATGAGTTTGTTAAGAGTGGATGTCAGGGCCAGCATTGCCCGATCACGCTCTGACTCCTTCTTCAGCCCGTCTGGGTCCAGTTCCTTCTCTGTCTGGAATGCCCAAGGCGGAAGTGGAGAGTCAAGGGCATAGGCAGTGAAGGCCAACGGTTCATGCTCTACAGGAGAGGAACAGTTCCCTCTCAACTCTCCCTCTGACCCCCTGCCCCACCAACCTCCTTCTAATTCAGTCAAAAGCTGCCATTTCAGAGTGCCCTGTCCCAGGCCCATGTAGCCCTCTGTCCTCTCCTGGCCCCATAGGAGCAGGCAGCCCTCCGAAGCAACAGGAGGGGGAGAGCTGCGCACCTCCCGCACGATGTTCTCCAGCTCCCGCTCCATGCCAGCCTTCACCTCCGTCCGCAGCCGGGCTCGGTCTGAGGGCAGCAGGATCCCATCCAGCTCCCTCTCAAATTCTCCCAGTAACTGCTGCTCATCCTCATCTTcgtcctcctcctcttcatcctcctcctcttcttctacCTCATTCTGATGCTGCGTGTCACCCTCTTCCCTGTGCTCTGGTTCCCTGAGAGGGGTTTCTGCATCTGCTGCAGGCTGCTCTTGGCCAGCATTTGGCTTTCCCTGGAAgatgaagacagagagaaagagatagaaagctGGGGTTTCAGCAGAGACACGTTGGGGGGGGCAGCCAACAGTGGTGGGGTGAGGGAGTGGAGGACTCGGGAGGAGTAAGGGACGGGAGGCAGCTCCACCAGGCCCAGGCAGGGTGGTTTTCTACATGTTCCAGCAGGGAGGCAGCCCCCACCCAAGCAGGGCCTGTACCTTCTTCGTTCCACCTTTCAGCTCCTCTATCAATCGAATCAAATCTGCAGGGCTCCGAATGACTTTGACTTGCACATTGTTCTGAAAATCTGAGATGAAAGAATAGGAATGAACCCACTGTATTGTGAATTCCATTTTGACTTCCTAAGGAGAGGACACAAGAGAACCAAAGAAGGGAATGGTCCCTGCTTCCAGGAGCTACCTGTCTGGGCAGCAAGATAGGGAACCACATATCCCCCAGAGAGCACTGTGGTTAGTGTACCCCAGGTGAGAAGTAGAAGGATGCTGACAAGCTGCTAAGTCTCCAGCTCCTTCCTGTGCTGCTGAGGCCCTTCCAGCAATCACTCTAGTTCTCAGGACTGCAGGAGAGATCCTGGGACGAAAGGCTCCTCTTCCCAAGATCCTGTTCTCCCCTTTCCGCAAAACATGCCATTTATTGTCTACTCAGTTCCAGGCATTCTGCTGCAGACCATAGATTCATTCTCATTtaacctcacaacaaccctgtaaggTAGGGGTTACTACCACTGTTATGGGTGAAGAAATGGAGGAGAGGTGCGATCGTCTGGGATTACAAAGTCAGCAAATAGTACAAGCACTGTGCTCTGCTACCTCCCTTGGTACAACTGTCTACAAAGAGTATTCACTCCTGTAAAAATGGATGCATGCTGGCCTGGCTACTCGGCCTGCCCCCCAGTGCTGAGTTCtctcccactccccccactgACCAACCCCAAAATACCTTCCAGAGGAGGAGCCATGGAGGGTCACTCACCATCAGGAATGCCTGGGGCTGTATCTGCTGCCTCAAGGTTTGGCTCCTGCTcctgctgtggagaaaagggcagaGGCCAGTGCACAGGCTTGTTTATGCCTACCCTGCCCTAAGGCAGTAGCTCTGGGGGCATCTTTGCCTCCCAAGACAGACATAGGTCATCTCATAAATGACTTTAGCTCAAGTGGCCCTTCACCCCAAAGCTCACAGTCAGCCTCATAATAGAAATGGGTAGGAAGCTGGCTCTCACCTCAGCGTGCACCTCCTCCCCTTCAGGAGCTTGGTCCTCTGGCTCGTGAAGCATCTTCCAGAAATCTGATTCCTTGCCTTCATCCTTGGATGAGCTTGCCCCTGGGATAGAGAGAACAGGGAGGAATCTGAAAGGAGGGGAGAAATGGAACACAGCAAATAGATGGGGTACATTCCCCTTCTCTGTTACTAAAGGGCTAGGGCCCGCAGTACCATTTCACTCCCCTGACAGCCAGTACAGGACAGGAAAATGGAGGAGGGAAGAAATGGAGACAAGTTCCATGGAACAGGTGAAATACGGTCTCACCTGCTTTCTTTGGGGGCACCAACCTAGGCTTGGTTTCACTCCATGTTGGAGGGCCCAGGTCTTGCAGCTCCTCTATGATTttatctccatactgctttgagTCTGCTGAGAAACAGTGTGCAGGCAGGACAAGGACACATTCCTCTGGGTTCTTCAATACTTCATCTCCTGCTTGTTCCTCCCatgtcttcccttcctctccttgcTCTTCTAATTACTCACCAGCTTGCTTCTGAATATAAGCTAGGTACTCCTCAGGCTGCAGGGCAGGGTGACAGAGAATGGCCTGGGGAGCAGCACTGGGTGGGGGCCGCAGAAGAGGGTGGGGACAGAGCCGAGGAGTCCGAATGGTCAGCACGTAAGAGCAGGACAAGGGCTCATCCACACGATCAATGTAGTCCCCAGAAATACCAGCACCCTCATCACAGAGGAACTGCCAGGACAGAGAGGATGAATAAATAGTAACTACCACGAATAATGAGCTTTGGTTCTTAGAGCAGCTGCCTTGCATTAAGCACTTACTTATGTCAGGTACTATGCACACAATGTGCATATGGCATTTCACATACTGTAGctcatttaattatcacaaaAAACCCAGTGAGGTAGGTATTAGTATCTCAGCAACGTGGTCAAGAAACTTAGGTTTGATGAACTTAAGGGACCTGTTCAAGTTGACCCGCTGGTAAGTGGTAAAAACAAGATTGAATTCAGGCAGCTTAACTGTGGGCAATCagcttattttggtttcacatttttgctttatataaataCAGTGTGTACATACTTAGTGTATTTGACATGTAAATATTCTTtgcatatctatatatacatatatgatgaaAGTTTTTACCTGTAAAAGACAATATTAAACAAGAAAGacctcaaatcaataacctaaacTTCCAccttaagaagctagaaaaagaaaagcaaactaacCCAAAGCAAACAGTgggaaggaaataatacagatttgaatagaaataaatgaaacagagaacagaaaaacaatagacaaagtaaatgaaactaaaaattgaTTTTTGAAATGATCAACAAAAGTGACAAACTTTAGCTAGATTGGCcaagaaaaaaagactcaaattaGTGCAActggaaatgaaagaggagacatacTACCAACcttccagaaataaaaaggattgtaAAGGAATACTATAAatacctatatgccaacaaatcaaatgaaacagacaaatttctagaaagacacaaactaccaaaactgactcaagaagaaacagacaatctgaatagacctaaaacaagtaaagagattgaaaTAGTAATCAAGAACCTACCCACATAGGAAAGCCTGGTTCAGATGGGtctactggtgaattctaccaaacattaaaaaaaataccaatccttctcaaactctcctaggataaagaagaggaaggaataaatattcctcaactcattctatgaatccaatattaccctgataccaaacccAAAGATAAcgcaaaaaaaggaaactacagatcATTATCTCTTACAAATATAGGCCCCAAATCCAGACCAAAGTTAACTGAATTTAGCACCTTATAAAAAGGATtaaaccccaccaccaccatgatcAAAAGGATTTATCCTAGGAGTGTAAGCTttggataacaaaaaaaaaatcaactgatgTAATTAATACAtcctatcaacagaacaaaaaaacaaatgattatCTCaatgaatacagaaaaataattgacaaaatccaatacctcttcatgattaaaatatttcaacaggCCTGGAATAGAGAACTTCATTAACTTCATAAAAGGTATCtatgaaaaatccacagctaactaatacttaatggtaaaaaacTGAATGGTTTCcccctaaaatcaggaataagacaaggatatctGCTTGTgtaacttctattcaacattgtagtGGAGACTCTGACCAgggcaataaggcaagaaaatgaaataaaaggccatagattggaaaagaaaaaaaattacctctCTTTACAGGTTATCTGATCTTgtgtatagaaaatcctaaggaatccactaaaaaaactattagaactgagtTCACTAAGGTTGCAGGTTGTaagaatcaattgtatttctatgtatttgcaatgaacaattgaaaaataaaattaagaaaataattccatttgcaatagcatcaaaaagagtgaaattagaaaaaatgtaGCAAATGAACTGAAaagcttatactctgaaaactacaaaacactgctgaaagaacttaaacatttaaaaagtgtaGCTATCCAAGCTCACAGATTAGAAgacttaataataaatattaatattaagatggcaatactccccaaattgaCCTTCAGTTCcaaatgcaatccccatcaaaatttcaacttgtcttctttgcagaaattaacTGAACCTAAAATTCTAGGGATTTCAAGGAggtgaaataattttaagaaagaacAGTTGGAGACTTCACacattctgatttcaaaacttcctCCCAAGTTATAATAATCAAGGGAGTGTTGTATTGACATAAGGATAGATATATAGACCAATGAAAGAGAACTGCAAGTCCAGAAATTAACCTTTATTTTTACCatcatttgatttttgacaaggttaTCAGGATAATTCAATGGgaattgtcttttcaacaaatgatgctgggtcAATTGGATATCTACATGctaaagaatgaagttggacccctaccatatacaaaaacataCGTATGAAgaaatgcttaaaattttttaaaaaataactatgctTTTTGAAGAacacatttaaaacataaaaaacatagaaaagataaaaggatgcaaaaacacagtaaacaaaaagaagaaaatcatagaCCAAtctccctgatgaacacagatgcaaaaatcctcaacaaaattggcaaactgaatgaaaaaatacatcaaaaagatcatccatcatgaccaaggggatttattccagggatgcaaggttggtacaatatttgcaaatcaatcaatgatacaacatatcaacaaaaagaagactaaaaaccacatgatcatcccaatagatgctgaagaagcatttaacaaaattcaacattcactcatgataaaaactctcaacaaaatgggtatagagggtacataccacaacataataaaggccatatatgacaaacccacagccaacatcatacttaacagcaagaagctgaaagcgcttcctctaagatcaggttcaagactaggatgcccactctccccacttctattcagcacagtactggaggtcctagccacggcaatcagacacacaaagagataaaaggcatccagagtgGTAAgaaagaagctaaactgtcactgtttgcagatgatgtgataattatacatagaaaacactaaagactccaccaaaaaagtattagaaccaataactgaattcagcaaagttgcatgatacacaattaatacacagaaacccgctgcatttctatatattaacaaaGAATtagcaaaagagaaatcaggaaaataactccacttacaattgcatcaaaaataataaaatacctaggaataaacctaaacaaggaggtgaaagacctttactctgaaaactataagacagtcatgagagaaattagagacatcaaaaaatggaaatctatcccattctcatggatatgaagaattaatatgatCAAAACGGCCATCTTGCCAatagcaatctatagattcaattcaattcctatcaaaataccaacagcattcttcaatgaactagaacaaacagttctaaaattcatatggaatcacaaaagaccccaaatagccaaagcaatcctgagaaagaagaacaaaactggggaattaggctccctgacttcaagctctacttgaaagctgcagtaatcaaaacaatttggtactggcacaagaacatactcatggatcaatggaacacaatagagagctcagatataaacccacacacatatggtcaattaatatatgataaaggagccatgaatatacaatgggggaaagacagACTCTTCTACAGCTGGtgttggcgaaactggacagctatatataagagaatgaaattggattattgtctaactccacgcACAAAAGTAAACGtgcaatggatcaaagatctgaatgtaagtcatgaaaccataaaactcttagaaaaaaacataggcaaaaatctcttgagcataGTATGAACACCTTTTTCCAggatacatctccttgggcaagggaaacaaaattaaaaatgaacaagtgggattacatcaaactaaaaagcttctgtacagcaaagacaccattagcagaacaaaatggcatcctacagtatgggggaatatatttgtaaatgatttatctgagaaggggttaacatctaagaTGTATAAAGAgttcatatacctcaacaccataaaaacaaataacccaataaaaaaattggctgaagaactgaacagacacttgttCGAACAAGAAATaccaatggccaacaggcacatgaaaagatgctccacattgctaatcatcagggaagtgaaaattaaaatgaggtatcacctcacaccagttaggatgaccactatccaaagacaagtaacaacaaatgctcacaaagatgtggagaaaggggaacccctcctacactgttggtgggaatgtaaattggttaaactgctgtggaaagcagtatggaggttcctcaaaaaactaaaaatcaaaataccatttgacccagtaattccactcctagggatttacccgacgaaaataaaatccctgattcaaaaagatatatgcacccctatgtttatcgctgcactgtttgcaatagccaagatatggaagcaacctaagtatccatcgatagatgaatggataaagaagatgtggtacatatacacacaataga
Coding sequences within it:
- the OS9 gene encoding protein OS-9 isoform X6, with product MAAEAVLSGVLGLLLLGLLLPASLTGDVGSLNLEELSEMRYGIEILPLPVMGGQSQASDVVIVSSKYKQRYECRLPAGAIHFQREREEEAPAYQGPGIPELLGPMKDAPCLLKTKDWWTYEFCYGRHIRQYHMEDSEIKGEVLYLGYYQSAFNWDDETAKASKQHRLKRYHSQTYGNGSKCDLNGRPREAEVRFLCDEGAGISGDYIDRVDEPLSCSYVLTIRTPRLCPHPLLRPPPSAAPQAILCHPALQPEEYLAYIQKQAADSKQYGDKIIEELQDLGPPTWSETKPRLVPPKKAGASSSKDEGKESDFWKMLHEPEDQAPEGEEVHAEEQEPNLEAADTAPGIPDDFQNNVQVKVIRSPADLIRLIEELKGGTKKGKPNAGQEQPAADAETPLREPEHREEGDTQHQNEVEEEEEDEEEEDEDEDEQQLLGEFERELDGILLPSDRARLRTEVKAGMERELENIVRETEKELDPDGLKKESERDRAMLALTSTLNKLIKKLEEKQSPELLKKHRKRRVVPQKPPPPPQPAGKIEIKIVRPGTEGTEEDARWLTDEDTRNLKEIFFNILVQGAEEARKERQRQRELEGNYRRVWGSAGREGARDLDEFDF
- the OS9 gene encoding protein OS-9 isoform X1 translates to MAAEAVLSGVLGLLLLGLLLPASLTGDVGSLNLEELSEMRYGIEILPLPVMGGQSQASDVVIVSSKYKQRYECRLPAGAIHFQREREEEAPAYQGPGIPELLGPMKDAPCLLKTKDWWTYEFCYGRHIRQYHMEDSEIKGEVLYLGYYQSAFNWDDETAKASKQHRLKRYHSQTYGNGSKCDLNGRPREAEVRFLCDEGAGISGDYIDRVDEPLSCSYVLTIRTPRLCPHPLLRPPPSAAPQAILCHPALQPEEYLAYIQKQAADSKQYGDKIIEELQDLGPPTWSETKPRLVPPKKAGASSSKDEGKESDFWKMLHEPEDQAPEGEEVHAEQEQEPNLEAADTAPGIPDDFQNNVQVKVIRSPADLIRLIEELKGGTKKGKPNAGQEQPAADAETPLREPEHREEGDTQHQNEVEEEEEDEEEEDEDEDEQQLLGEFERELDGILLPSDRARLRTEVKAGMERELENIVRETEKELDPDGLKKESERDRAMLALTSTLNKLIKKLEEKQSPELLKKHRKRRVVPQKPPPPPQPAEEDPEHRVRVRVTKLRHGGPNQDLTVLEMKRENPQLRQIEGLVKELLEREGLTAEGKIEIKIVRPGTEGTEEDARWLTDEDTRNLKEIFFNILVQGAEEARKERQRQRELEGNYRRVWGSAGREGARDLDEFDF
- the OS9 gene encoding protein OS-9 isoform X2 → MAAEAVLSGVLGLLLLGLLLPASLTGDVGSLNLEELSEMRYGIEILPLPVMGGQSQASDVVIVSSKYKQRYECRLPAGAIHFQREREEEAPAYQGPGIPELLGPMKDAPCLLKTKDWWTYEFCYGRHIRQYHMEDSEIKGEVLYLGYYQSAFNWDDETAKASKQHRLKRYHSQTYGNGSKCDLNGRPREAEVRFLCDEGAGISGDYIDRVDEPLSCSYVLTIRTPRLCPHPLLRPPPSAAPQAILCHPALQPEEYLAYIQKQADSKQYGDKIIEELQDLGPPTWSETKPRLVPPKKAGASSSKDEGKESDFWKMLHEPEDQAPEGEEVHAEQEQEPNLEAADTAPGIPDDFQNNVQVKVIRSPADLIRLIEELKGGTKKGKPNAGQEQPAADAETPLREPEHREEGDTQHQNEVEEEEEDEEEEDEDEDEQQLLGEFERELDGILLPSDRARLRTEVKAGMERELENIVRETEKELDPDGLKKESERDRAMLALTSTLNKLIKKLEEKQSPELLKKHRKRRVVPQKPPPPPQPAEEDPEHRVRVRVTKLRHGGPNQDLTVLEMKRENPQLRQIEGLVKELLEREGLTAEGKIEIKIVRPGTEGTEEDARWLTDEDTRNLKEIFFNILVQGAEEARKERQRQRELEGNYRRVWGSAGREGARDLDEFDF
- the OS9 gene encoding protein OS-9 isoform X5, which gives rise to MAAEAVLSGVLGLLLLGLLLPASLTGDVGSLNLEELSEMRYGIEILPLPVMGGQSQASDVVIVSSKYKQRYECRLPAGAIHFQREREEEAPAYQGPGIPELLGPMKDAPCLLKTKDWWTYEFCYGRHIRQYHMEDSEIKGEVLYLGYYQSAFNWDDETAKASKQHRLKRYHSQTYGNGSKCDLNGRPREAEVRFLCDEGAGISGDYIDRVDEPLSCSYVLTIRTPRLCPHPLLRPPPSAAPQAILCHPALQPEEYLAYIQKQAADSKQYGDKIIEELQDLGPPTWSETKPRLVPPKKAGASSSKDEGKESDFWKMLHEPEDQAPEGEEVHAEQEQEPNLEAADTAPGIPDDFQNNVQVKVIRSPADLIRLIEELKGGTKKGKPNAGQEQPAADAETPLREPEHREEGDTQHQNEVEEEEEDEEEEDEDEDEQQLLGEFERELDGILLPSDRARLRTEVKAGMERELENIVRETEKELDPDGLKKESERDRAMLALTSTLNKLIKKLEEKQSPELLKKHRKRRVVPQKPPPPPQPAGKIEIKIVRPGTEGTEEDARWLTDEDTRNLKEIFFNILVQGAEEARKERQRQRELEGNYRRVWGSAGREGARDLDEFDF
- the OS9 gene encoding protein OS-9 isoform X3 → MAAEAVLSGVLGLLLLGLLLPASLTGDVGSLNLEELSEMRYGIEILPLPVMGGQSQASDVVIVSSKYKQRYECRLPAGAIHFQREREEEAPAYQGPGIPELLGPMKDAPCLLKTKDWWTYEFCYGRHIRQYHMEDSEIKGEVLYLGYYQSAFNWDDETAKASKQHRLKRYHSQTYGNGSKCDLNGRPREAEVRFLCDEGAGISGDYIDRVDEPLSCSYVLTIRTPRLCPHPLLRPPPSAAPQAILCHPALQPEEYLAYIQKQAADSKQYGDKIIEELQDLGPPTWSETKPRLVPPKKAGASSSKDEGKESDFWKMLHEPEDQAPEGEEVHAEEQEPNLEAADTAPGIPDDFQNNVQVKVIRSPADLIRLIEELKGGTKKGKPNAGQEQPAADAETPLREPEHREEGDTQHQNEVEEEEEDEEEEDEDEDEQQLLGEFERELDGILLPSDRARLRTEVKAGMERELENIVRETEKELDPDGLKKESERDRAMLALTSTLNKLIKKLEEKQSPELLKKHRKRRVVPQKPPPPPQPAEEDPEHRVRVRVTKLRHGGPNQDLTVLEMKRENPQLRQIEGLVKELLEREGLTAEGKIEIKIVRPGTEGTEEDARWLTDEDTRNLKEIFFNILVQGAEEARKERQRQRELEGNYRRVWGSAGREGARDLDEFDF
- the OS9 gene encoding protein OS-9 isoform X7, coding for MAAEAVLSGVLGLLLLGLLLPASLTGDVGSLNLEELSEMRYGIEILPLPVMGGQSQASDVVIVSSKYKQRYECRLPAGAIHFQREREEEAPAYQGPGIPELLGPMKDAPCLLKTKDWWTYEFCYGRHIRQYHMEDSEIKGEVLYLGYYQSAFNWDDETAKASKQHRLKRYHSQTYGNGSKCDLNGRPREAEVRFLCDEGAGISGDYIDRVDEPLSCSYVLTIRTPRLCPHPLLRPPPSAAPQAILCHPALQPEEYLAYIQKQADSKQYGDKIIEELQDLGPPTWSETKPRLVPPKKAGASSSKDEGKESDFWKMLHEPEDQAPEGEEVHAEEQEPNLEAADTAPGIPDDFQNNVQVKVIRSPADLIRLIEELKGGTKKGKPNAGQEQPAADAETPLREPEHREEGDTQHQNEVEEEEEDEEEEDEDEDEQQLLGEFERELDGILLPSDRARLRTEVKAGMERELENIVRETEKELDPDGLKKESERDRAMLALTSTLNKLIKKLEEKQSPELLKKHRKRRVVPQKPPPPPQPAGKIEIKIVRPGTEGTEEDARWLTDEDTRNLKEIFFNILVQGAEEARKERQRQRELEGNYRRVWGSAGREGARDLDEFDF